Proteins encoded in a region of the Mycolicibacterium duvalii genome:
- the map gene encoding type I methionyl aminopeptidase → MVSLPSLRGRKVVAQRTAGELDAMAAAGALVAAALKAVRAAAAPGVSTAELDAVAESVIRDGGAVPSFLGYHGFPATICASVNDRVVHGIPTAGEILVEGDLVSIDCGAILDGWHGDSAFTFSVGTARAEDETLSQATRESMEAGIAAMVPGNRLTDVSHAIERGTRAAEQRHGRSFGIVAGYGGHGIGRQMHMDPFLPNEGAPGRGPYLAPGSVLAIEPMLTLGTTRTVVLDDEWTVVTADGSRAAHWEHTVAVTDDGPRILTA, encoded by the coding sequence ATGGTGTCTTTGCCCAGCCTGCGCGGTCGCAAGGTCGTCGCGCAGCGCACCGCCGGGGAACTCGACGCGATGGCCGCGGCCGGCGCCCTGGTCGCCGCCGCGCTGAAAGCCGTCCGCGCGGCCGCGGCGCCCGGCGTGAGCACCGCCGAACTCGACGCCGTCGCCGAGTCGGTGATCCGCGACGGCGGTGCGGTGCCGTCGTTCCTCGGCTACCACGGGTTCCCGGCCACCATCTGCGCATCGGTCAACGACCGCGTGGTGCACGGCATCCCGACCGCCGGCGAGATCCTCGTCGAGGGCGATCTGGTGTCCATCGATTGCGGCGCCATCCTCGACGGGTGGCACGGCGACTCGGCGTTCACCTTCAGCGTCGGGACGGCACGTGCCGAGGACGAGACGTTGTCGCAGGCGACGCGCGAATCGATGGAGGCCGGCATCGCGGCGATGGTGCCCGGCAACCGGCTCACCGACGTCTCGCACGCGATCGAGCGCGGTACCCGCGCCGCCGAGCAGCGGCACGGCCGGTCGTTCGGCATCGTGGCCGGTTACGGCGGGCACGGCATCGGCCGGCAGATGCACATGGATCCGTTCCTGCCCAACGAGGGCGCACCCGGGCGGGGTCCCTACCTGGCGCCCGGCTCGGTGCTGGCGATCGAGCCGATGTTGACGCTGGGTACCACGCGCACCGTGGTGCTCGACGACGAGTGGACCGTGGTGACCGCCGACGGGTCGCGCGCCGCGCACTGGGAGCACACCGTCGCGGTCACCGACGACGGACCGCGCATCCTCACGGCGTGA
- a CDS encoding adenylate kinase: MRIVLLGPPGAGKGTQAAKLADSLGVPHISTGDLFRFNITNGTELGLEAKKYLDAGDLVPATLTNALVDDRLDDDDAAQGFILDGFPRSVEQAKALDAMLEKRNLSLDAVLEFKVPEEELVNRLKGRGRADDTEDVIRNRFKVYRDETAPLLDYYRDSVTTVDAVGDLDEVFTRARKALGR; encoded by the coding sequence TTGAGAATCGTGTTGTTGGGGCCGCCCGGTGCGGGCAAGGGCACGCAGGCCGCGAAGCTGGCCGACAGCCTCGGCGTTCCCCACATCTCGACCGGTGACCTGTTCCGTTTCAACATCACCAACGGCACCGAGTTGGGTCTTGAGGCCAAGAAGTACCTCGACGCCGGTGACCTGGTCCCCGCGACGCTGACCAACGCGCTCGTCGACGACCGGCTCGACGACGACGACGCCGCGCAGGGCTTCATCCTCGACGGGTTCCCCCGGTCGGTCGAGCAGGCCAAGGCCCTCGACGCGATGCTCGAGAAGCGCAACCTGTCGCTGGACGCGGTGCTCGAGTTCAAGGTGCCCGAGGAGGAACTGGTCAACCGGCTCAAGGGCCGCGGCCGCGCCGATGACACCGAGGACGTCATCCGCAACCGGTTCAAGGTGTACCGCGACGAGACCGCTCCGCTGCTCGACTACTACCGCGACTCCGTCACCACCGTCGACGCCGTCGGCGATCTCGACGAGGTCTTCACCCGGGCGCGCAAGGCCCTGGGCCGCTAG
- the secY gene encoding preprotein translocase subunit SecY has product MLSAFISSLRTVDLRRKILFTLGIVILYRVGAAIPSPGVNYPNIQQCIADVSGGESAQIYSLINLFSGGALLQLTVFAVGVMPYITASIIVQLLTVVIPRFEQLRKEGQAGQAKMTQYTRYLSIALAILQATSIVALAANGGLLQGCTLDIIEGQSEGLNIFTLVVIVLVMTAGAALVMWMGELVTERGIGNGMSLLIFAGIAARIPIEGQTILESRGGMVFALVCVAALVIIIGVVFVEQGQRRIPVQYAKRMVGRRMYGGTSTYLPLKVNQAGVIPVIFASSLIYIPHLISQLVASAGDGTNTNTSWWQTFIAENLTNPADPIYIAMYFGLIVFFTYFYVSISFNPDERADEMKKYGGFIPGIRPGKATADYLRFVLSRITLPGSIYLGVIAVLPNLFLEMGNTGSVQNLPFGGTAVLIMVGVGLDTIKQIESQLMQRNYEGFLK; this is encoded by the coding sequence GTGCTCTCGGCTTTCATCTCATCACTGCGGACAGTCGATCTGAGGCGAAAGATCCTGTTCACGCTCGGGATCGTGATCCTCTACCGGGTCGGTGCGGCCATCCCGTCACCCGGGGTGAACTACCCCAATATCCAGCAGTGCATCGCCGACGTCAGCGGCGGGGAGTCGGCGCAGATCTACTCGCTGATCAACCTGTTCTCCGGTGGCGCGCTGCTGCAGTTGACGGTGTTCGCCGTCGGCGTGATGCCCTACATCACCGCCAGCATCATCGTGCAGCTGCTCACGGTGGTGATCCCGCGGTTCGAGCAGCTGCGTAAGGAGGGGCAGGCCGGCCAGGCCAAGATGACGCAGTACACGCGTTATCTGTCGATCGCGCTGGCCATCCTGCAGGCCACCAGCATCGTGGCGCTGGCCGCCAACGGCGGCCTGCTGCAGGGCTGCACGCTCGACATCATCGAGGGCCAGAGCGAGGGCCTGAACATCTTCACCCTGGTCGTCATCGTGCTGGTGATGACCGCCGGTGCGGCGCTGGTGATGTGGATGGGTGAGCTGGTCACCGAGCGCGGCATCGGCAACGGCATGTCGCTGCTGATCTTCGCCGGTATCGCGGCGCGTATCCCGATCGAGGGCCAGACCATCCTGGAGAGCCGCGGTGGCATGGTGTTCGCCCTGGTCTGCGTGGCGGCACTGGTCATCATCATCGGCGTGGTGTTCGTCGAGCAGGGGCAGCGACGCATCCCGGTGCAGTACGCCAAGCGCATGGTCGGCCGGCGGATGTACGGCGGCACGTCGACCTACCTGCCGTTGAAGGTCAACCAGGCCGGCGTGATCCCGGTGATCTTCGCGTCCTCGCTGATCTACATTCCACATCTGATCAGTCAGCTGGTGGCCAGCGCCGGCGACGGAACCAACACCAACACCAGTTGGTGGCAGACCTTCATCGCGGAGAATCTGACCAACCCGGCCGACCCGATATACATCGCGATGTACTTCGGCCTGATCGTCTTCTTCACGTACTTCTACGTGTCGATCTCGTTCAACCCCGACGAACGCGCCGACGAGATGAAGAAGTACGGCGGCTTCATCCCGGGCATCCGGCCCGGCAAGGCCACCGCCGACTATCTGCGGTTCGTGCTGTCGAGGATCACGCTTCCGGGTTCGATCTATCTCGGTGTGATCGCCGTGCTGCCGAACCTGTTCCTGGAGATGGGCAACACCGGCTCGGTGCAGAACCTGCCGTTCGGCGGCACCGCGGTGCTCATCATGGTCGGCGTCGGCCTCGACACGATCAAGCAAATCGAAAGCCAGCTGATGCAGCGCAACTACGAAGGCTTCTTGAAGTGA